Within Calliopsis andreniformis isolate RMS-2024a chromosome 4, iyCalAndr_principal, whole genome shotgun sequence, the genomic segment CAACGAACTTCAAGATCCTAGAATTTATTTAAAGAGTTCTctaaatacataaaatatatagttatctacaaattatttgaataatatgCACACAAAAAGTCCATTACAACTATTACTTCCTGTCGATTATATTTGCAATCACGTAGAGACCTTCCTTCTTGCACATCAGTTGAATACATTCATCAAACAGTCACGTCATTGGAATAATtaaagaaataatatttattctcAATACGTACCTTGGGAAAGGCCAGAATTTGGCAGCAGCGCTGTGAGAGGGGACCTTATGAGGGCACTTGAAGCCCACGATTTCCTCTGGATTACAATAGGGCATCAATTGGTCAGGCCAAACACACGTGTGAGTCTTCTCGTCGTATGCTAATCCTGCGTCACAATGTTCCTCATGGGGATGTCCGTGGATGCACTTGATGTAAGTGGTGCTGCATGCATCACTGGCTGGGTATAAGCCAAATTGGTACTCGCACCCTGGGCTGCTGATCGGAGTTACTGAAAATAGTTATTGAATTAATTAACATAATTTGCTAATTTCACTTAGAGGTTCTTATTTTGAGAAATTATTAGCTTCTATAattaaattattctttttataagattagtCTCTCTGTTGAATAAGAAATTGTGATATATTTTTTGAGTACTTTATAGGGAGGGTTTGACAATAGGTATAGGAAATTTTCAAAAGCTATTCTACGAGtcaaaatagaacgaaaataaagaataatgaaattgggattgaggcttcattattaaattattaattgctaAAGGTACGCTCAAAGTGCGTTtgcaatgtgtctgacttggagactTTTTCTACTTCTAGCGTGAGCACTAGGCAAGTCATGAGCAGCGAtgttagtagaataagacagTGGAATATGTCtactcagacacatttcacgtgctTCTTAAGCGTTCTTTCAACAATTTATATCtcaaaaacgaagcctcaaagtcGATTTCACTAGTTTTTATAATCATCTtactttagcatgtagaatcacctctttgATTACCAAAGTTAGACTATCTCGAGTATGAAGTTTATTTACATTTGTacaaatctaataaacatcatgTACTGTTAGCAATATTAAAggttctaaaataattaaaaatttctttaagcttacaaaatacatataaattaataatttgttttaatatAAATGTATTTAAAAGAAATGAAGGAAAGTACTTAGTTACTGCAAAATGTTCACATTAATTAATTGTTACCAGCTAAGAAagtaaatatgtatatatttatttaacttAATGAATAATTACGTTGTTACAAAACACTAGCATCTTccctttacttttttttttagccaattttatatctttaaaaaagtccaataatagattataaattATATAGAAATAAGAAGTTCAGTTAAAAAGATTAAACtgaaaattaatattgaaaAGGAAAGTTTAAAATTGCAATCAGAGGTGATTTGCTCAATGCCAAGTCCTCGTGATGAATGGTACTAACGTGACTGGGTGAAAAGGGGTTACCAAAAACCTTTAGTCACGCAACTTTTACTTTCTTATGCAGACAATATGTACACCTGCGTACTCCTCACTAAAACTTGTTTCGCTAATGCTGTGTATTACGTAAGACATTTTTGCATTATACAACTGAGAAATGTTGTCTGCTTTGAAATTCATGTTACATCTATGCTTATAACAATTTTTAACTATTTTCTCTTAACTAAGAGAAGATATACAAAAAtgttattaattaataaacattacaaataacaaatatataataattgTAAAACCAGGTTATAGAGTAACTATAATATTACTCAGCAAAAGTTAGTCTTCATATTTACGTGGTCCACATATTTGCAGATAGCTAGAGAAAAAAATACTCAGAAAAGAATTTTACACTAAATTCCCCTGAATCAAACATCCCCATCAATTTCTAACACAACAGTTATAAAACCCTCATACAATTCACACTATTCACCAATCCATCATCTCAGAGCATCATCAATCAAAGAACAAACTCGATACAAAATTTGCAATTTCTTCATTCGTCACTTCGAATTAACATTCCTTATCTTCTCACCTCTCGTCTCTAAACAGTCACGCGTGCTCCCCTTGTATTCTGATCTGTCTCATCGTTGAACGCGTCAAGTGCACGCGCTGACAAAGCCGCTCGCCGCGAAGAGATAAACCTTCGCGCGTGCCTCACACGAGCTCGTTATTACATTGCGTTTATTGGGAACAGTAACGGGATACTTACGGTCAGCCTTGCGATCTCCACAGTGCACGGCCCAGTGATAGTTGCAGTGGTCGTGCACGGCTCCATGGCCGTCGAAAAGCAGTCCATTCTCACAATATTCGAGGGTCAGTGTGCCATTCGTGCAGAGAAAAAAGGCGTTGCAGTTCTCGGGATGGGGGTACGCGTGCACCCCATGTGGGTCTGGGCAAGGTGGTGCGTCCAGCAGAGTGGCTGCCTGAGCTGTGAAAGATAAAACAGATATGACTTGATTAATAGGGTTGCATTGGAGTGCAGAGTCATTTAATTGATGAGGTGGAAAATAGAACAAGGtcagaattatttttaaataatcttgAAATTATAGATGGACCTCAGAGTCCATCGAATCTTTTTGATGGAACATTCACAGAAAAAGTGTCTTTTCGGCAAAAGTCAATCGAAACCAAAAAAAGTGAAACGCTATTTTTCCAACATGAGTAACTTTAAACTTTCAACTTATCGAATTTTTGAATCTCCAGATTTTCTAATAATGAAATTTttacttttcaaatttttgaaaagtaaaatttttttttatttgtgaCTTTTACTTGCTGCAATTCTGTGTTTAGTAGATTTTGAATAACTCTTCATTTAAGCCCTGTACACTGACAGTTGCAAACGCATAACGTATAATGTTTAAGGTGGTTACTTGATGTGACATTTATGAGAATTGAACAGTTATCCTTAGAATAATGATTCTAAGCGCAAAAACGACAACCAAAATTGTTTGCAGATTCTATTATTTATGTGTTTGGTTTCAATGaattaataaaaagaatattttaagaTTTACACATTCGTCCGTGAAATGAATCGCGTTATCGTTCACACTGCATACCATGCAAGTCGTAACTGTTGTATGTGCTTAGAATTGTTACTCAGGTAACGAATCACACGACGAAAATAGATTGCAAGTGCAAGTACAAAAAGTGTTCATTCGCTTAGCCTACCTGACTTTTCAGCAATAATAAGACAAAATATTATTAAGAGAAATTTATGTATATTGAGTAAATAATATATCGAAATAGGATAGAAGCAATCCCtgagttttttaaatagaaatatatcGACATTTAGTACAAGAAGAATTTCTTCTGGATCTGTCACTCAAAATGATTCAAAAAGGGtagaaattttttaattgtgtCATTATTGTAGCATAGGAGCAATGCTTTACATAAGTATATTTCACATCGAACCTTTGTTATTATATTAAGAGTAATTAAAGTAGGAATAGACAGtaacaaaattaaaatactgacaaaattagaaaaaattgCGAGCcgaagaaaaatataaaataggtcAATGTCTACAAGTATTTCTGTCTTACTGTACATTGTCCCCTGACTTTCTCCCAAATGCGTACTCTCACTCAAAGCTAAGCGAACTTTGGAGAAATTTTCATCTGGCATGATGAAATATCAGAAATAAATTGTGTTCTGTTATTTGAATCATTTATTAGCATTAATCGACAAGAAATTATAAAAGATTAATAGATTCATTTACATAAGACTATTAGAAAGGATTATCAGAGAAGTCAAAATTTCATTTCTCGTAGATCCAATTGAGAAACACTATCAAATATCACCATTATAAAATTGCGTATATTTAATTCTAGTTACGAAATAACAAATTCTTCAAAATTCTTCCTCCTAAATCCATCTATCTAATTATAAGTCTTTCTGAATTTATTCAGATTTTAACTCACGATATTATACCAGTGTTCACTTAAGATAATTCACTTACTAATTCACATCTACCAACAATAAAAATAAGAACAAAGAAAAATAAGAAACTAATAAAAACTTAAATAGTATCCCACTCTACTAAAAAACACGAAAAAGTTTATCGTTGTATCCATAAACTAGAAATACCATACCATTTCAATAAAAACTTAAACCAAAGAAGAAATCGACGATAATGCTATGAAACTAAAGAAAAGAATAAAAGCAGTGATGGCGGTTGTCTTAAAAACCACAGAAAATTGGTGCGCAGCGGAAATCCGCATCCGTGAAAAAGGAAGCAATCATGGGAATCTATCAAGGCTGCACAGACTGTATCTCGAGTCGTAAACAGACGATCCAGCTGAGGTCGAGATTCGGATTCGCATGACAGACCACAGGTGCGAGAGAAAATGACAGTGCTGATGTGCATCGTTAAATCGAAAACCTTCCTTGCGGCATTGGGaaattatttgcaaaaatttagGGAAAATCGTAAACTACTTGCAGCTGGAATTAAACATGCGTTATACAAGGTGTCACGCAAGTGTATCGTTTAAACTGTCTTTTAAATTATTTGTTGcgtgaaaaaatatttcaaacgaaTATTGTTTGGTACCGAGAGAAATATAGCAAAAAGGAGCATACTCACGAAATaattttcgtttgaaacattttttccaagCAACAAATAGTTTACGAGAATATTCATGTGATAGAAttgcgtgactcaccctgtatagaacattttaatatttctaatatgGCTAACAGTCACGATTGAAAGGAGTCAACATTAGAATCGGGGGCGAGGAGTAAAGGGTCAAATCCAGTAACAGTAGAAGGAGAAATACCACGTCAGACATGTCTGTGGCTGTAAAGCAACACGACTGGTGCTTTATATTTGCTTCTAGTTTTAATTTATGACTTGATTGCGGTTCAAGACAcggaatttgtatttttaacagAAAGAGAGTACAGTAAGAAAATGTTCTTCCTCTTTCAAGATTAGAATACGATATGATAAGACGTGGTAGAATGAATTGTAAACTGTTGCTTAGTTTACATCATCttgtttaattaaataatttctttacactagtaatatatatttattatttatatttatcagTAGATAACATTTCTCCTATTTTATTGGTTCAAAATTGAAGTATAGCGAACAATATTTTTCGGGATAAATAAATTTACTGCGTAAACTGAATAAAAACTTATTCGTCATCCTAGTAAAGTcaaaatacagtaaattcttgaaaattgaaatactaATGGTTTTCCAATGAAACTATATAATTTACGTTGTTTTACATTGCAATCGTAAACATAGACCTACAATCTACATTAGTATCTTATATTACTATCaacaaaaagaaaagaagaatcaattcaatgttcaatcatccaaAACAACGTACCAATCTCACGAAGTCTGTATCAATGGTAGTATAACAACTACCAGAGTAAAGAAAGCCATAAATATCGACATTCAGTGGAGCCCTCTTATAATAACCGAGAATATTATCACCTGCGACCATAAATACCCACTCTTTAAGGTCAATGCAcatgagcgatattttgacaTACGATCCCCCTACAATCATATGTTTTCCTTTATTTCCCAGTTACAAACAACGAAGACAGACACATGATCTCAAATTCAATCCAGAAAGCTCATAACCCTCACCACAGACCAAGTACACCAGAAACAACCGACAAAGAACAAAGCCAAATTCCAGAAGGCACTCCAGAAGAATCGAAGAACAGCCCAAAGTCGAAGCAGTGAAACGAATCGAGTCCCGCTTTTGAAGCACGCCTGCATGAATAATGCGTCTCGGGTAGATGGTAACCGTCGACACACTCGATGCATTTCTAAGTAATAGACGAGGAAGGCGCAAATCGCTAGACAGCGGGCTCCGCCATTATATCATAGGTCGCTTTCGACGTAACCATATGGCGTGAGGAGGCGGTTGGCGGGACGGTGAAAGCTATTGAAATTCTGGCACGTAGGTGTCGTAACAGAGGGAACAAGGACCTCTCCAGGTGCGAGGGAACACGCCTGCCAGGATGCAGCCCGGAGAACGGCGATGCGCCTTGGAGACGCATCGTGGGGGCCCTGGGCTGCATGTCCTGGAGGCTGGATGCATCGTGCCCCCGCGGAACCGATCGGCGATGGCGAGGGTACGTACGGTGGGTGCTGATTGGCGCAAAAAACTTACCGCTGGCCAGAAAAGCCGCCAGGGCCAATAGGGTCACGCTCCTCGGGTGGCTCATAGTGCTCGCTTGGTCTGATCCTCCGCGGGTCGACTCTGACTACTGACACTTCGTTATCGACCTCGGGACAGAGAGCTTCTCCCTTCACTTGCTCGATACTTGGTCTCGTggtaccccaccagatcggtcCCAGCGATTTCTCATCGCGATCGTATGGCCTCGGTTCAACGGCGAATAGAGCCGAGCGGTGCATCGCTTTCGAGGGCTCGCAATGTTTGGATGAAGATTGCTCGCGCTGGATCAGGGACATCGAATCGCGGGACGATGGTTGGGGGGTTAGAGGCTGAGGGCGAGAGAGTTGTTGGGGGAGAGGTAGTGGGCTGAAGGTCGAGAATAAAGGGGAGAGGATTTTGCTTTCTGGGAGAAACGGGAGGGTGGGCTTTGAACTTGGGTTTTCTTGAAATTTTGTCCCTTGAGTTATTTTAGGTGTATGATTATTCTAAGGTAGTCAAATGAATCGTCAACTATTTCTTCTTTTTACTTAAATTCTGTAAGAAAATTGAGGTGGTTCTTAGGTGAACGCAAAATAAAATGTAAGAAAGCTACTTCAATATTTGGAATGGGATTTGCAACTGGAGTATACTCCGTCGCGTCGTTTTATAGAACATGGAGTTTAGAATTATTCTTTATACTAATCATTTCAAAGTGGTTTTGAACTTTATTTTAGACAGATAAAGAAAGAAGATAGTTAGAATAGACGATAACTAAATAATGGTAATGatgatttattaaataaaattgcacTATGAAGAAATATAACaaaaaatttattgtataaAGAATAACAATACATCTTACTTTGTTTAACTTTACAATACAAATATGAAGTCTAAAATCTTTAATGTTCAATAAATTAATAGTGGATGAAATATACTGACTCAACGTAATAGAATATCAATTAACTTTTGTTGATTGaacatttgactattgaatatcaaTTTAACATCGTACTAATAAATATTCTACTAATTACGTAAATGTGAACAATAATCCATATAATCAAATTTACAGTTCCATAAATTATAAAGAACAACGCTTTCTTAAAGCGTAATAAGTAGAAAGTGTCAGTCACGAACAGACCAAAAATCTTTTTAGTACAGACATTAACACTCTTACttccataaaaatatatttttaaatttaaatactctGGAAAGAAAAATCATCTGTAATATCCctaaatatgtattttttatttagagTATTAAAAATAGAATGTCTTACAGTAACACTTTATTGAGAAGCATCTTTTTCATATTACGTAGTAATATTACATAAAGTGCTTGAAAAGTAGTTAGGAAGTTCgtgaaatattaatttcttcATAAACTAACTTAAACTTACTTAAAATCACATTATTTAGTACATTATTGCGAAAAAAGACAATATTTTATCTTATTGCTATTTCATTttcaaaatacaatagtgtatattatttatttcaagAAATCTGAAAAATAACAAGGAAACTAATTATAttcagtaaaatacaaaactttatcgaataataataaatttatttaagtCAAAACATAATTTAAACATTGATTTTTCGACTTTCAGTGACATAAATTACTATTTAATACTTCTTAATGCTTTATGAATTAACTTATGCGTAATGATAATGATTTATACGTTGACATTTATAAAAGTAACTTCTTGTAAAATACTTGCGCAACTTGGTAAACACAATCACGAGAAGAATCCTCTCGTCGCGCAACTTTCTTGACATTTTGGAAACTGGAAAAGTTTACGATTCGTTGCCTTCTCTAGAATGGTAGCAGGGGAATTACATAACGagacaaaaaaaaatatttttctcatCATAGTTCATCAAAACCACTTCGTAGACGTAACTGATTAAAGTCCGTGAAAATGAGATTCCCGATGATGCTTCTTCATTACGTGCAAAACCGGTAAATGATGTTTTATAATGTGGGTAAGCGTTTCCTTCTTGTTAACATTTTCATGCGCCTTTCGAACTTATTGGCTAGCTGATGTGTTCAGGTAAATTCTTCAGACCACAATTACTTAGATAATCGTCATTTACATAATTACATGCCTACTCAAATCATTATTGAAGCGAGTTCTAGAGATATGTAACTGTTATATGAAAGCAATCTTACATCTTTTATGTTGAACATTTTTCAACTCTTTTTTGTTACGTTAAAGGAACTCTGGAGTCCTGAATGACGTGTAAGATTTAAAATGATTAATGTTACTGACCTAAACTTGACTTAAAAGGCTTTCTGTCTGTACAAAgttaatgaaatttaatttaaaaataaacctAAGTTGGACTTTAAAGGGAGACAGGATTCATTTTTATCGTTTTTATATTATGATAAAAAGATAAAATCGCATTTATATCTACTAACTTTGGATCAGACAATCGAGTCAGTTGATTTCAAGTCGATCAATTAAAAGGTATGCACTTGTTTAAAATGTCTACATAAGCAATTTTTAATGACTCCAGGTCGCTCCAAACATTTCCAAAATCATAAGTTCATTGAATTTCAATCTAAATTTTGATCGAACTATTTCTCAAATTATAGCATTCctaaaaaattaaaagtaaTAAGAAGAAATCGATGTTTCAGTAATTTTGAAGTGAGTGTCCCTTTTAATTGAATTAATGTCACCAGGTCACATGCTAAAAACATATCAGGACAAGTGTTCACCTGAATACATTTCGATATGGTACATGTATGAGGCACAGGTTGCCTGTCCAGGACCTTAACTGTCCTTACGCAATACTCATTGCTACTTCGTGGCCGAAGGGGGAACCAGATCTCCCAACATGGATAGTGAAAGCAGGCGAATACCAATCCGCGATCTCAGTACTCGCGATATCAGCATTGTCGatgaacaaaataaatacgtcaCGGTCATGTCTCTCCTTGATCGATGGATTTGATCATTTCGTTCTCTTGATAGAATGTTAAAAAGTTTGGGTCTTCGAATGCTTAATCTTTCTTTGAGCTTTATAACTCTCAAAAGCCAGAAATAATCAGAaatttgcataaaataaaattacgttTATCTCTCAATATAGAGACCATAGTACTAAGTaaaaaatcttcaattttcgttTAATTGTATAGTGTACAATCCAGTTTATAAATTTACCCTCGAGCCATTTTGACCAACACATTTTTGAGTAAATTCTAGCTGAAGTATGCTTCATAATGTTGTAATTAAATACTTTTGCAAACAGAAATTCTTTTTTTGATCATCTCAGGAATTTTATTAAtcaagaatttttaattttacggaAACGTTAACTTTTAAATGAACTTTCAATTAGTTAATTTGTAATTTGTAGCTTTTTGTATTATGTGTTGAAGTCTTTTTTAATCTTCACTAAAAGTATATATAACTATTAATGCTGATCAATGTTGCTTTCTAACTACTATAATAGTGTAAAGTAGATAGATacataattaatttatttatttcctaCTTTGAATTCCCTTAAAATTCATTTTACCCTTGAGTTGATACTTACCACTGAAAGAGTTGTTAGAGGTAAGAGGATCTCTAATTAATGAAGTCATTAATACGATACAAAACCGGATTTGAGTGACGTGAGTAGAAACCAAAGAGAATTGTTTACAAGAAAACCATGGAGGAATCTACCTTTCTGTCATTCCTGTTAGTTTAAAAAATTCCTTTATAATACTTTTTAATTTATCTCCTGTATTTTCACTTTAAAACATTATTGTTTatcctttaaaaaattatattacaaaTACTCTAAAATGAAGAGACTCAAGGTTTTAAACAATACAAAATTTTCACTGGTAATAAAAAATATCAGATAAGTGACAAAAATTGTAAGACAATAAATCAAAGAACAGTCAGATGAATCCAACAGCAGCACAAATAATCTGACAGGGTCGCGAGAGCACGTTTCAGCGAGCACATCGTAAATTACGTAAAGAGAAAGGTTGCAATCAGGCGAATTGAGTGAAATTGTCTGCTAGCTCGACGAATCATTGTACGCTGGTTATTGTATTCAAACGAGATCAATTTACAAAAATTGTCATTATGAATCGTTATTGTTCTCCATTCAACGACACCTTCGTTCGAAGTGATTCATGATGACTCATTCACAATTCAAATAGATctcatatttacatattttacaATATCTAACTTTCCAAAACAGTAAATGCATTATTAATAGATACTGTTTATTAAGTTATCGTTTACATTGCATAAATTATTTTGAGTTACCAAGATAGATGTCAATGATACACGAAAAATGAAATACAAGTAGCATACAAAGTGAAAACTTGAAGTACAGTgagtaaaagaaaaaagaagagaatcaagaaaaaacaattttgtagattttcaaaaaaataaatttcgtAAATTTTGATTAAGAAGTAGAGTGTCGAGTGTCATTGATAAATTTATGTACCTACGAGGAAAGAATTTCCATGGAATTCCTCAGCTACCGCTGCTGCAAATTTCTTTCCAGTGTACTGAACTGTGGTTACTAATTCAGATTTTTCCATTCAGCGCAGCAAGCCACAACAAAGTTATCGACGCTATAAATTTTCAGAGCGTAATCCGTTTACATAAGGAGaaaggtataattatcatgggaaGTTTATGCAAAGGCCACTCATTTATGTAAGTCTATCACGAGTTTATTGTTCCTAAGTGTAAAAAAGAAGAGATTAAGCGTTACAGAGATGTATCGCTGAGTAACTGGCACCTTGTCTTTATTTAGTTCTTGTTCTTGTAGTAATCTTCACTGTAACAAGAAAAAAACAAAACAGTCAGTGTTCATCCTAAGATTCTATTTGTTAGAACGTGAATTAGTTAGTGTGTGTCtttataaatttaattattcttaCGAAATTGGACAGTATTATATAGCTGAACTGTTCTCTGTAAAAAGTGTACAATCTTTATCAAATGTGTGACAGAAATTGACAAATGAATAAGTTTTTCAAAATCTTAGGAAAATATTGCATCAATGCTGAACTAAAAGTATAATTAAGAAGTTGTAACTCATTTTGAGTCAatagaataattaaaaatatatcagtACTACCAACAATGTTGTAATCTAGGTTCACCCTAACTTGATGATATTATGAAAATGTTAATGTTGGTCATGAATCCCAGAACTGTGTGAAGAAATTATGGGCTAGTATCCAGGGTGTTCGACgataggtgttagaaattttaagaaatgaTGTTACGTGCTAAAGTAAAATGAAACTCTGTTTTAGAATTCAtttccaagttattaattgttgaggaagcAACTGAAATGTGTCTAACTTAGGACATATTCTGACTTCGCTGAATCTGGCCAGGCTAGACCAcattggcagtagaataagtctcgagccAGACACGTTTCACATAAATTTTAGAACTGGGTTCCTCGATCTTTTCTGGCTTGTGGTTCTCTTCCAAACATTAATCGCCCCTATAGTCCCCTCTTCCCTTTTCTTTTTTGCTATCCCCATTCTTCTTCTTGTTCGCATCTTCCTTTTCTTGGAAGATCTTGGAAGAAAGATATTCGGTACCAAGACCCCTAAGGAATCATATGGTCCTCGTTGAGAAACCCTAATTTAGACATTTTTGCAGTAATTAGTAACTCtataacgaagcctcaaacgcaatttcattCTATTtcaacatgtagaatcacttcttaaaatttctcacacctgttgtcaaacaccctgtataaacctAAGTCGTCTATAATGCTCAACTATGGAGAAAGACAGTAAcaacagaaaaatgtgaaattaagtTTCATGCATctttggataattttgaacaatttgaattttgaatttgaattttgctGTAGTACAAAAcagcagtaaaatattttcagtaGACATTACTTTTCTCCATGATTAGATAGTACAGTAGTTTACATTCAAACTCACCATCCAGGCACACTTTCAGGCTCCATACACTTGAAGCTGTCCTCGCTGTACACAGTGCCAGGTTCGCATTGTCCCTTTTGTGGCACCACGCCATTTTTGCAAATGTAAAACTTGGCGCAGTCTTCAGGATGAGGGTACGTGGGGTGCGGCAGGATCCTGCCAAGTGGTCCAGCCACGTCGCCGTCAGGACAGACGAAGCCATCATCCAGAACATCCCTTTTCACGTGTTCGCATAACCTGCTGGCGTCTGCTGGCCACACGCAGCTAGACATTTTGTCCTCGTAAATCAGACTAGGTGGACAGGGCAGTGTTTGGGCCACCCCATCGATGCAGTTGACGAAACGATCGCAGGCGTTTGGGTCCTCGTGCTTGAAGTAGCCATTGGCACGTGGACATCCTTTGGAGGGCTGTGGTTCCTCTGAAGAAAGAGTAGATGATGATTTTAGTGACACTTAGAATTTGTTAATTCGTGACTTGGTGTTAAGAATCTTAAGACTACTTTTTTGAGTTGTAGGGTCGTAACAAAAAACATAATTCTCTTATTAATATAGAATACCACAGTTCATTGATTATGAGCTTATAATGGGAGACATGTCTCCAAAGTAAGTCTTCTTGTTTAATTAATTCATAGAACGCTGATAAAAATGTAAGTATTTTGAATATAAGTACAGAAggtgttaaaaataaaaattcgattTTCTGATAGTTGAAATATCATTTTTTCTTGGTAATAATTATGGAAGAAGATTTTATAATTTCTATAGTAATTAGATAGTGCAAAATTCTTCTAAAGAGACTAATAGTTACAGCAAGTCATcagtttttaaatttacaagttcctattatttgaaatttattataaaaaatataacttAGGATCCATTTTTATCTCATTTCACTTGAAACAATTTTATTACGCCAATAGACACGCTCATCAATTTTTTCAAACAGTAAAAATTCCATTGCATTCCTTTGCATACAAGCACCAAAACAATCACTTCAACAGTATTTGAGTTTCCTTCTACGTATCCCCTCAAAAGGACAAACATTGAAACAAACAAACTAAATAACACAGATATTTCCATTTTTCCTAACAATTTTTATTAGTTAAGTTACTAGCaagtccattctataaaaaacaATCAATCCATCTGAAATTAAAAAGGATACAAAACGCTTTAAAGGAACCTGAACGCTAGCTTTCACTGATA encodes:
- the Cpap3-d gene encoding cuticular protein analogous to peritrophins 3-D, coding for MSHPRSVTLLALAAFLASAQAATLLDAPPCPDPHGVHAYPHPENCNAFFLCTNGTLTLEYCENGLLFDGHGAVHDHCNYHWAVHCGDRKADLTPISSPGCEYQFGLYPASDACSTTYIKCIHGHPHEEHCDAGLAYDEKTHTCVWPDQLMPYCNPEEIVGFKCPHKVPSHSAAAKFWPFPRFPVPGDCGRLITCVDGHPRLLTCGDGKLFDSVTLSCLDPDELPHCANNL
- the LOC143177806 gene encoding protein obstructor-E; protein product: MYFVFALFLVSAVTLSRAQFRCPEPKGFFPDPEQCDLYYACVDGKPEEKLCKDGLVFRDDNPKKELCDIPANVPCGERTLLQEPQPSKGCPRANGYFKHEDPNACDRFVNCIDGVAQTLPCPPSLIYEDKMSSCVWPADASRLCEHVKRDVLDDGFVCPDGDVAGPLGRILPHPTYPHPEDCAKFYICKNGVVPQKGQCEPGTVYSEDSFKCMEPESVPGCEDYYKNKN